A part of Melittangium boletus DSM 14713 genomic DNA contains:
- a CDS encoding GON domain-containing protein, which produces MSNRINGRLLCGALVGSMSLVACGPKAEEPASEVKDSAAVQSLVPGPLAVSCAEVKAAGLPMDRNHVLYLNAEFSKPYIAFCDAEGGTYLTLPTGEGRNFSQYINVAGKSVSTTWNRVRFDPATQTLDIEDFRFATSTGGIPQWDTYTVVYGMAGDCSHFNSSAGRANVDLTGLPFAVTANWRTDGYYAAGGSTKSSNDQVVDISGGGYCGNTAVDGAFTLSYVGYGSCDAVAAAGGTQDQDYTLYLGQDSNKPYEAYCATGGGTYLTLPTGAGRNFSQYINVAGKSVSTTWNRVRFDPATQTLDIEDFRFATSTGGIPQWDTYTVVYGMAGDCSGFNSSAGHANVDLTGLPFVVTANWRTDGYYAAGGSTKSSNDQVVDITGGGYCGNTAVDGAFTVSYRNRFPR; this is translated from the coding sequence GTGTCGAATCGAATCAATGGTCGTCTGCTGTGTGGTGCGCTCGTGGGAAGCATGAGCCTTGTCGCGTGTGGGCCCAAGGCCGAGGAGCCGGCTTCCGAGGTGAAGGACAGCGCGGCCGTCCAGTCCCTCGTCCCCGGCCCGCTGGCCGTGTCCTGCGCGGAGGTGAAGGCCGCCGGACTCCCGATGGATCGCAATCACGTGCTCTACCTGAACGCGGAGTTCAGCAAGCCCTACATCGCCTTCTGCGATGCCGAGGGTGGCACCTACCTGACGCTGCCCACGGGCGAGGGACGCAACTTCTCCCAGTACATCAACGTGGCGGGGAAGTCCGTTTCCACTACGTGGAACCGGGTGCGGTTCGATCCGGCGACCCAGACCCTGGATATCGAAGACTTCCGCTTCGCCACCTCGACGGGTGGCATCCCCCAGTGGGATACGTACACCGTGGTCTATGGCATGGCGGGTGACTGCTCCCATTTCAACTCCTCCGCGGGTCGCGCGAACGTGGACCTGACGGGTCTGCCTTTCGCGGTCACCGCCAACTGGCGCACCGACGGCTACTACGCGGCCGGCGGGTCCACCAAGTCGTCCAATGACCAGGTCGTCGACATCTCCGGCGGTGGCTACTGCGGCAACACCGCCGTCGATGGTGCCTTCACCTTGAGCTACGTGGGTTATGGCTCGTGCGACGCCGTCGCCGCCGCGGGCGGAACGCAGGACCAGGACTACACGCTGTACCTGGGCCAGGACAGCAACAAGCCCTACGAGGCCTACTGCGCGACGGGTGGCGGCACCTACCTGACGCTGCCCACGGGGGCTGGGCGCAACTTCTCCCAGTACATCAACGTGGCGGGGAAGTCCGTCTCCACCACGTGGAACCGGGTCCGGTTCGATCCGGCGACCCAGACCCTGGATATCGAAGACTTCCGTTTCGCCACCTCGACGGGTGGCATCCCCCAGTGGGACACGTACACCGTGGTCTATGGCATGGCGGGTGACTGCTCCGGTTTCAACTCCTCCGCGGGTCACGCGAACGTGGACCTGACGGGCCTGCCCTTCGTGGTCACCGCCAACTGGCGCACCGACGGCTACTACGCGGCCGGCGGGTCCACCAAGTCGTCCAATGACCAGGTCGTCGACATCACCGGTGGTGGCTACTGCGGCAACACCGCCGTCGATGGTGCCTTCACCGTGAGCTACCGCAATCGCTTTCCTCGGTAG
- a CDS encoding carotenoid oxygenase family protein, protein MQSTAPSPRPPPSWLKAFRDLPHAHGFEPLKVEGSLPRDLKGMLVRVGPVSFGVGGQRYGHWFDGDGGVLAVRMADGGAQAAARPIDTPSIRAEREAGKVLYSNYGTRAPTLWRRLFGGVKNAANTSAMTWNGRLFALVEAARPTELLLEDLRTLGETDLDGVVGPAFSAHPHAVVPRRASYNFGVRYGPVTWLDLYELPDKPCVRHLGGLPLPGPVLVHDFIATANHLVFLVAPVRMRLFRMMLGKGSLSDNFDWRPELGTEVIVVPIDRPSKAVRFQAEPFHAWHFGNGFEHGGRIYVDYVRYPDFGSNQWLSEQTKGWASTDAQGRLHRATLDVKAGTLRSEQVSDRRCEFPSVSPLRAGIRHRYMYLAGHAGPATWRGPQDAVVKVDMDTGAETVVTLGAEHYPSEPVFIPRPGGSAEDDGWLLTQTYDAAQDQTYVAVLDARTPGAGPVARVLLNHHFPFTFHGTWVPKR, encoded by the coding sequence ATGCAGAGCACCGCTCCGTCCCCGCGTCCCCCGCCGTCCTGGCTGAAGGCCTTCCGCGACCTGCCTCACGCACACGGCTTCGAACCCTTGAAGGTGGAAGGGAGCTTGCCCCGGGACTTGAAGGGCATGCTGGTGCGCGTGGGTCCGGTGTCCTTCGGCGTGGGGGGACAGCGCTACGGCCATTGGTTCGACGGGGATGGCGGCGTGCTGGCGGTGCGCATGGCGGACGGCGGGGCCCAGGCCGCGGCCCGGCCCATCGACACGCCGAGCATCCGGGCCGAGCGCGAGGCGGGCAAGGTGCTCTACAGCAACTACGGCACGCGCGCGCCCACGCTGTGGCGCCGGCTCTTCGGCGGGGTGAAGAACGCGGCGAACACCTCGGCGATGACGTGGAACGGCCGGCTGTTCGCGCTGGTGGAGGCCGCGCGCCCCACGGAGCTGCTGCTGGAGGATCTGCGCACCCTGGGGGAGACGGACCTCGACGGCGTGGTGGGACCGGCCTTCTCGGCGCATCCGCATGCCGTGGTGCCGCGGCGGGCGTCCTACAACTTCGGCGTGCGCTATGGCCCGGTCACCTGGCTGGATCTCTACGAGCTGCCCGACAAGCCCTGCGTGCGCCACCTGGGGGGTCTGCCCCTGCCCGGACCGGTGCTGGTGCACGACTTCATCGCCACCGCGAACCACCTGGTCTTCCTGGTGGCACCGGTGCGCATGCGGCTCTTCCGGATGATGCTCGGCAAGGGCAGTCTGTCGGACAATTTCGACTGGCGGCCGGAGCTGGGGACCGAGGTGATCGTCGTCCCCATCGATCGGCCCTCGAAGGCGGTGCGCTTCCAGGCGGAGCCCTTCCACGCGTGGCACTTCGGCAATGGCTTCGAGCATGGCGGGCGCATCTACGTGGACTACGTGCGCTATCCGGACTTCGGCTCCAACCAGTGGCTGTCCGAGCAGACGAAGGGCTGGGCCAGCACGGACGCGCAGGGGCGGCTGCACCGGGCGACGTTGGACGTGAAGGCGGGCACGCTGCGCAGCGAGCAGGTGTCGGACCGGCGCTGCGAGTTTCCCAGCGTCTCCCCTCTTCGGGCGGGGATCCGCCACCGGTACATGTACCTGGCCGGGCACGCGGGGCCCGCCACCTGGCGAGGCCCCCAGGACGCGGTGGTGAAGGTGGACATGGACACGGGCGCGGAGACGGTGGTGACGCTGGGCGCCGAGCACTACCCCTCCGAGCCCGTCTTCATCCCCCGGCCGGGAGGCTCGGCCGAGGACGACGGCTGGCTGCTGACGCAGACCTATGACGCCGCCCAAGACCAGACGTATGTCGCGGTGCTGGATGCCAGGACACCCGGGGCGGGTCCCGTGGCCCGGGTGCTGCTCAACCACCACTTCCCCTTCACCTTCCACGGCACCTGGGTCCCCAAGCGCTGA
- a CDS encoding FAD-dependent oxidoreductase: MRHAGRSSPEQHLPPPRARIRAAGEPHAVVVGGGLAGMAAATVLAERGVRVTIVERETYLGGRVGSWRERLADGEPFEMERGFHAFFRQYYNLRALLKRVDPGLERLRRLEDYPLLGPEGRAESFSGLPTRPPFNLVGLVARTPSLRLADLLHLDRSTGLAMLTFDMERTYARFDHLDARTFLDSLRFPPHARNMLFNVFAHSFFNPEESLSAAELLMMFHFYFMGNPEGLVFDVMDQPFALAVWHPLRRYLEARRAGFRLGQSVLSVEPQADGTFQLPLDSGATLAAEAVVLATPVPALQRLVANSPRLLPGEWRARVQGLGLTSPFAVWRLWMDRPARPDRAPFAGTTGVGVLDNISLYHLFESESRNWAARSGGAVVELHAYGLPPDMGEADIQRELLAGLHQLYPELRGARVLEQRFLLRQDCPAFTPGSFASRPGVDTPSPRVAIAGDFARLPFPTALMERATSAGFLAANHLLAGWDIQGEALWSVPSRGLLAGLPFLDGSVH, encoded by the coding sequence ATGCGCCATGCTGGCCGATCGTCCCCCGAGCAGCACCTGCCCCCGCCCCGGGCGCGGATTCGCGCGGCCGGAGAACCGCACGCCGTGGTCGTGGGGGGAGGCTTGGCGGGGATGGCGGCCGCCACCGTCCTCGCGGAGCGTGGCGTCCGCGTCACCATCGTCGAGCGCGAGACGTACCTGGGCGGACGGGTGGGCAGTTGGCGCGAGCGCCTGGCGGATGGCGAGCCGTTCGAGATGGAGCGCGGCTTCCACGCCTTCTTCCGCCAGTACTACAACCTGCGCGCGCTGCTGAAGCGGGTGGATCCCGGACTGGAGCGGCTGCGCCGTCTGGAGGACTACCCCCTGCTCGGGCCGGAAGGGCGCGCGGAATCCTTCTCCGGCCTGCCCACGCGGCCTCCCTTCAACCTCGTGGGGCTCGTGGCGCGCACGCCGTCGCTGCGGCTCGCGGATCTCCTCCACCTCGACCGGAGCACCGGCCTCGCGATGCTCACGTTCGACATGGAGCGCACGTACGCCCGGTTCGATCACCTCGACGCGCGCACGTTCCTGGACTCGCTGCGCTTTCCGCCCCACGCCCGGAACATGCTGTTCAATGTCTTCGCGCACTCCTTCTTCAACCCGGAGGAGTCCCTGTCGGCGGCCGAGCTGCTGATGATGTTCCACTTCTATTTCATGGGGAATCCGGAAGGGCTCGTCTTCGACGTGATGGATCAACCGTTCGCCCTGGCCGTGTGGCACCCGCTGCGCCGCTACCTGGAAGCGCGGCGGGCCGGGTTCCGGCTCGGCCAGTCCGTCCTCTCCGTGGAGCCCCAGGCGGACGGGACGTTCCAGTTGCCGCTGGACTCCGGAGCCACCCTCGCCGCGGAGGCCGTGGTGCTCGCCACGCCCGTGCCCGCGCTCCAGCGGCTCGTGGCGAACTCCCCGCGCCTGCTCCCGGGCGAATGGCGCGCCCGCGTCCAGGGACTCGGGCTGACCTCGCCCTTCGCCGTCTGGCGGCTCTGGATGGATCGCCCCGCCCGGCCGGACCGGGCTCCCTTCGCGGGCACCACGGGGGTGGGAGTGCTCGACAACATCTCGCTCTACCACCTGTTCGAGAGCGAGAGCCGGAACTGGGCCGCGCGCTCGGGAGGCGCGGTGGTGGAACTCCACGCCTACGGCCTGCCCCCGGACATGGGCGAGGCGGACATCCAGCGCGAGCTGCTGGCCGGCCTGCACCAGCTCTACCCGGAGCTGCGCGGCGCCCGGGTCCTCGAGCAGCGCTTCCTGCTGCGTCAGGACTGCCCCGCCTTCACGCCGGGTTCCTTCGCCTCGCGCCCCGGAGTGGACACCCCTTCCCCCCGCGTGGCGATCGCGGGTGACTTCGCCCGGCTGCCCTTCCCCACCGCGTTGATGGAACGAGCCACCAGCGCGGGCTTCCTCGCGGCCAATCATCTGCTCGCGGGCTGGGACATCCAGGGCGAAGCGCTCTGGTCCGTTCCCAGCAGGGGACTGCTGGCCGGGCTCCCCTTCCTGGACGGAAGCGTCCACTAA
- a CDS encoding DUF692 family multinuclear iron-containing protein: MSDTSVRSWRLPWRGLGLSSNLDAAESPQPYRLLAEAPGLFDFVEYSAPLSLEETRAQASLFPELWARRGDIPVLFHPVHLNLYGPELEPSAALAALDAHAREVGSDWVGNDVGWWHAGGQPFPGYLYFTPPFTEAGLRDCAAHALHVQSHLSVPLALENPAVFARRGELHVLDFMARLHARTGLPLLLDLGHLLSYQLAAGLPLDAGLADFPLERVIELHLAGGVVTRSGARGFYVDDHTQPVREELLELLESLVPRCPALRAVTFEGDGHPLEVALLTLRRLRRVVPAGPRPPLSLSLEAPPTPALTRESAPWELFEAGYGAAPERGGDADGARAETDFRLAVVAEALDRDWPLSRLLLAGTRERLRAFTASLEFRELFEEPHRSPGHAFAAWTRRQLREQPDEGLAAVVSFETFLPTAWRMKAPAAPGPGQVGLAEGVRLGTFPVDLTEAVFAARALRRHLAGRAWAGEVLEVSGLESLAQVARRPAPGPWTFVLRRKGRGLEVVTVPPSLLEGLRVLARAPASEAQVPAQVLAEGAALGLLRRG, from the coding sequence ATGAGCGACACCTCCGTGCGGTCCTGGCGGCTTCCCTGGCGAGGCCTGGGCCTGAGCAGCAACCTCGATGCGGCGGAGTCGCCGCAGCCCTATCGGTTGCTCGCCGAGGCCCCGGGCCTCTTCGATTTCGTGGAGTACAGCGCGCCCCTGTCGCTCGAGGAGACGCGGGCCCAGGCCTCGCTCTTCCCGGAGTTGTGGGCGCGCCGCGGTGACATCCCCGTGCTCTTCCACCCGGTGCACCTCAACCTCTATGGCCCGGAGCTGGAGCCCTCCGCGGCGCTCGCGGCCCTGGACGCGCACGCGCGGGAGGTGGGCAGTGACTGGGTGGGCAACGATGTGGGCTGGTGGCACGCCGGGGGCCAGCCCTTTCCGGGCTACCTCTACTTCACACCCCCTTTCACCGAGGCCGGCCTGCGCGACTGCGCCGCCCATGCGCTCCATGTGCAGTCTCACTTGAGCGTGCCGCTCGCGCTGGAAAACCCCGCCGTCTTCGCGCGTCGCGGCGAGCTGCACGTGCTCGACTTCATGGCCCGCCTGCACGCGCGCACCGGCCTGCCGCTGCTGCTCGACCTGGGGCACCTGCTCAGCTACCAGCTCGCGGCGGGACTGCCCCTGGACGCGGGGCTCGCGGACTTCCCGCTGGAGCGGGTCATCGAGCTGCACCTCGCCGGGGGCGTCGTCACCCGGAGCGGGGCGCGGGGCTTCTACGTGGATGACCACACCCAACCCGTGCGCGAGGAACTGCTCGAGCTGCTGGAGTCGCTCGTGCCGCGCTGTCCCGCGCTGCGCGCCGTCACCTTCGAGGGCGACGGACACCCGCTCGAGGTGGCCCTGCTCACGCTGCGCCGCCTGCGCCGGGTGGTGCCCGCGGGGCCGAGGCCTCCGCTTTCGCTCTCCCTGGAGGCTCCGCCCACGCCCGCCCTCACGCGGGAGAGCGCGCCGTGGGAGCTCTTCGAGGCGGGGTATGGCGCGGCGCCGGAGCGCGGTGGAGACGCGGACGGGGCTCGCGCGGAGACGGACTTCCGGCTCGCGGTGGTGGCCGAGGCGTTGGATCGGGACTGGCCCCTGTCTCGGCTGTTGCTCGCGGGCACGCGCGAGCGCCTGCGCGCCTTCACCGCGTCCCTGGAGTTTCGCGAGCTCTTCGAGGAGCCCCACCGCTCGCCGGGGCACGCCTTCGCGGCCTGGACGCGGCGTCAGTTGCGCGAGCAGCCGGACGAAGGGCTCGCGGCGGTGGTGTCCTTCGAGACGTTCCTGCCCACCGCCTGGCGCATGAAGGCGCCCGCGGCGCCGGGGCCGGGACAGGTGGGGCTCGCCGAGGGCGTGCGCCTGGGCACCTTCCCGGTGGACCTCACGGAAGCGGTGTTCGCCGCCCGGGCGTTGCGCCGCCATCTGGCGGGCCGGGCCTGGGCGGGCGAGGTGCTGGAGGTCAGTGGTCTGGAATCGCTCGCGCAGGTGGCGCGGCGTCCGGCTCCGGGTCCCTGGACCTTCGTGCTGCGGCGCAAGGGCAGGGGACTGGAGGTGGTGACGGTGCCTCCCTCGCTGCTCGAGGGCCTGCGGGTGCTCGCGCGAGCGCCCGCCTCCGAGGCGCAGGTGCCCGCTCAGGTGCTCGCCGAGGGCGCCGCGCTCGGGCTGTTGCGCCGGGGGTGA
- the udk gene encoding uridine kinase, giving the protein MSSPLVVGIAGGTASGKTTVARKVRDALADCRVAFIDQDSYYRDLADLTLAERREVNFDHPDAFDTDLLVEHIRELKAGRPIQKPVYDFNTSTRQPHTVRVDPGDMILLEGILVLHMKSVRDEMNVRIYVDTDDDLRILRRLERDIHERGRDFDHVVSQYLRHVRPMHMGFVEPSKHHADIIVPHGGNNDIAIGMIVGALRGRLLHPLPPR; this is encoded by the coding sequence ATGTCGTCACCCCTTGTCGTTGGCATCGCCGGTGGTACCGCTTCCGGCAAGACGACGGTCGCCCGGAAGGTCCGCGATGCGCTCGCCGACTGCCGCGTGGCCTTCATCGATCAGGACTCGTACTACCGGGATCTGGCGGACCTCACGCTCGCCGAGCGGCGCGAGGTCAACTTCGACCATCCGGACGCCTTCGACACGGACCTGCTCGTCGAGCACATTCGGGAGCTGAAGGCCGGCCGCCCCATCCAGAAGCCCGTCTACGACTTCAATACCTCCACCCGCCAGCCGCACACCGTGCGCGTGGACCCCGGGGACATGATCCTCCTGGAGGGCATCCTCGTGCTGCACATGAAGTCCGTGCGCGACGAGATGAACGTGCGCATCTACGTGGACACCGACGACGACCTGCGCATCCTGCGCCGGCTCGAGCGCGACATCCACGAGCGCGGCCGCGACTTCGATCACGTGGTGAGCCAGTACCTGCGCCACGTGCGGCCCATGCACATGGGCTTCGTCGAGCCCTCCAAGCACCACGCCGACATCATCGTCCCGCACGGAGGCAACAACGACATCGCCATCGGCATGATCGTGGGCGCCCTCAGGGGCCGGCTGCTCCACCCGCTTCCGCCGCGCTGA
- a CDS encoding alpha/beta fold hydrolase: MSPVALPLEEGGLLGGAQVAWCTYGERSDDNVVVLLHDLTQSHQALAPPSDGLFQPAGWGAELVGEGRPLDPSTLHVVAPNLLGSPFGSTSPVSVDPHSKRPYGAALPTVTVLDMARAVAALLRDMKVTRARALVGVGLGGVVALRLAALFPELTASVVVLGAARTLPESLRERFGLTRHALRMDADSPQRTLRKQYLEYLRLVQGPGVMASEPPDAAGLAQEAEARAFADTFDANAWALLCTAYAGADLSEYLAEVRAPVLLAAAANDALAPPSRVRDTYHQLSAAGIRAHYHELPEPCAHRDLLSEARRLHGPLRDFLRRRG, encoded by the coding sequence GTGTCACCGGTTGCACTCCCCCTGGAGGAGGGCGGCCTGCTGGGCGGGGCCCAGGTCGCCTGGTGTACCTACGGCGAGCGCTCGGACGACAATGTTGTGGTGCTGCTGCACGACCTGACGCAGTCGCATCAGGCGTTGGCGCCTCCGTCGGACGGGCTCTTCCAGCCAGCGGGCTGGGGCGCGGAGCTGGTGGGCGAGGGGCGTCCGTTGGATCCCAGCACCCTGCACGTGGTGGCGCCCAACCTGCTCGGCAGCCCCTTCGGCTCCACGTCCCCGGTGTCGGTGGATCCCCACTCGAAGCGGCCCTATGGCGCGGCGCTGCCCACGGTGACGGTGCTCGACATGGCACGCGCGGTGGCGGCGCTGCTGCGGGACATGAAGGTGACGCGGGCGCGGGCCCTGGTGGGCGTGGGGCTCGGCGGCGTGGTGGCGTTGCGGCTCGCGGCGCTCTTCCCGGAGCTGACGGCGTCCGTGGTGGTGCTCGGCGCGGCGAGGACGCTGCCCGAGTCCCTGCGCGAGCGCTTCGGACTCACCCGGCACGCGCTGCGCATGGACGCGGACTCGCCCCAGCGCACCCTGCGCAAGCAGTACCTGGAGTATCTGCGGCTCGTCCAAGGGCCCGGGGTGATGGCCTCGGAGCCGCCCGACGCCGCCGGACTGGCCCAGGAAGCCGAGGCACGGGCCTTCGCGGACACATTCGACGCCAATGCCTGGGCGCTCCTGTGCACCGCCTACGCGGGCGCGGATCTCTCCGAGTATCTGGCCGAGGTGCGCGCGCCGGTGCTCCTGGCGGCCGCGGCGAATGACGCGCTGGCACCGCCCTCGCGCGTGCGGGACACCTACCATCAGCTCAGCGCGGCGGGCATCCGGGCGCACTACCACGAGCTGCCCGAGCCCTGCGCCCACCGCGACCTGCTGTCCGAGGCCCGGCGGCTGCACGGCCCGCTGCGCGACTTCCTGCGCCGGCGCGGTTGA
- a CDS encoding carbohydrate-binding domain-containing protein: MSKSVRCWSPAVALALCVGVPAVSSAAERAPFGANAFPGVIKAHDFDQGGEGVAYHDTDAVNVHQQYRLNEAVDIGVRGSGDYEVRSAPGEWLEYTVQVAQGGRFDVAINYSLASGGALVRVSRDGADEVSVTLPSTGGNGTFKSVTLPTPLEVTPGAHVLRVTFVSGSPYLRRLTSTQLPGRSFYLSRAGAGTQDGSSWSHAFPASRLQSALDTSLTPGDTLYVAGGLYESSTPYSFYPTTSGTETLKKRVVGVDLGQGLPVFKGQWNPANPGSSGKSYALLRFSGTHDWEVEGLKAEAYYYGVRADNASNLQLSGLQFNRVREGLAFSNVATSRILQSQVLQYTKRGIRLIENVSDLLVQDFVADATLKDAAWPTEGFPFGVSVENPADATKGSHDVVFNRVTARNNTYQSASAGDYQNGDGFSLERTAYRISFLNSAAYDNTDGGWDDKSQAAYYENCVALRNKRNFRLWNDSAQPTTLNNVLSAYAQKHDNYSTAGLWSQGYVEVYDSTFFGNAGSEIVLENNGTPAARVKVTNSILSDAGPCGSVSSKEGGTTLELVNNAVCDGAAGTPVQLRAPTSDWTGSPADAFTPVSAAVTQGYRPTP, encoded by the coding sequence ATGTCGAAGAGCGTGAGGTGTTGGTCCCCGGCCGTTGCCCTGGCCCTGTGCGTGGGTGTCCCCGCGGTGTCGAGCGCCGCGGAGCGGGCTCCCTTCGGCGCCAATGCGTTTCCCGGCGTCATCAAGGCCCATGACTTCGACCAGGGCGGCGAGGGCGTCGCCTACCACGACACCGACGCGGTGAACGTGCACCAGCAGTACCGCTTGAACGAGGCGGTGGACATCGGCGTCCGGGGCTCGGGGGACTACGAGGTCCGGAGCGCTCCGGGCGAGTGGCTGGAGTACACGGTCCAGGTGGCCCAGGGCGGGCGCTTCGACGTGGCGATCAACTACTCCCTGGCCAGTGGCGGCGCGCTGGTGCGCGTCTCGCGCGATGGCGCGGACGAGGTATCCGTCACCCTGCCGTCCACGGGCGGAAACGGCACCTTCAAGTCGGTCACGCTCCCGACGCCCCTGGAGGTGACGCCGGGCGCACACGTCCTGCGCGTCACGTTCGTCAGCGGCTCGCCCTACCTGCGGCGCCTGACCTCGACCCAACTCCCGGGCCGTTCCTTCTATTTGAGCCGCGCGGGGGCGGGCACCCAGGATGGCTCCAGTTGGAGCCATGCCTTCCCGGCGTCCCGGCTCCAGAGCGCGTTGGACACGAGCCTGACGCCCGGGGACACGCTGTACGTGGCGGGAGGCCTCTACGAGAGCTCGACGCCGTACTCCTTCTACCCGACGACGAGTGGCACGGAGACGCTGAAGAAGCGGGTGGTGGGCGTGGACCTGGGCCAGGGACTGCCCGTCTTCAAGGGCCAGTGGAATCCCGCCAACCCGGGCAGCTCCGGCAAGAGCTACGCGCTGCTGCGCTTCTCGGGCACGCATGACTGGGAGGTGGAGGGGTTGAAGGCCGAGGCCTACTACTACGGCGTGCGGGCCGACAACGCGTCCAACCTCCAGTTGAGCGGGCTCCAGTTCAACCGGGTGCGCGAGGGGCTGGCGTTCAGCAACGTCGCGACGTCGAGGATCCTCCAGTCGCAGGTGCTCCAGTACACCAAGCGGGGCATCCGCCTGATCGAGAACGTGTCGGACCTGCTCGTGCAGGACTTCGTGGCGGACGCGACGCTCAAGGACGCGGCCTGGCCCACGGAGGGCTTCCCCTTTGGCGTGTCCGTGGAGAACCCGGCGGATGCGACGAAGGGCTCGCACGACGTGGTGTTCAACCGGGTGACGGCGAGGAACAACACGTACCAGAGCGCTTCGGCGGGTGACTACCAGAACGGGGATGGCTTCTCGCTGGAGCGCACGGCGTACCGGATCTCGTTCTTGAACTCGGCGGCGTACGACAACACGGATGGTGGCTGGGATGACAAGTCCCAGGCGGCCTACTACGAGAACTGCGTGGCGCTGAGGAACAAGCGCAATTTCCGCCTCTGGAACGACAGCGCGCAGCCCACCACGTTGAACAACGTGCTGAGCGCGTACGCCCAGAAGCACGACAACTACTCGACCGCGGGCCTGTGGTCGCAAGGCTACGTGGAGGTCTACGACTCCACCTTCTTCGGGAACGCGGGCAGTGAGATCGTCCTCGAGAACAACGGCACGCCCGCGGCGCGCGTGAAGGTGACGAACTCGATCCTCTCGGACGCGGGGCCGTGCGGCAGCGTGTCCTCGAAGGAGGGAGGCACGACCCTGGAGCTGGTCAACAACGCCGTGTGTGATGGCGCGGCGGGGACCCCGGTTCAGCTCCGAGCGCCCACGAGCGACTGGACGGGCTCGCCCGCGGATGCCTTCACGCCCGTGAGCGCCGCCGTCACGCAGGGCTACCGGCCCACGCCCTGA